The following proteins are encoded in a genomic region of Ammospiza caudacuta isolate bAmmCau1 chromosome 3, bAmmCau1.pri, whole genome shotgun sequence:
- the PELI1 gene encoding E3 ubiquitin-protein ligase pellino homolog 1 — protein sequence MFSPDQENHPSKAPVKYGELIVLGYNGSLPNGDRGRRKSRFALFKRPKANGVKPSTVHIACTPQAAKAISNKDQHSISYTLSRAQTVVVEYTHDSNTDMFQIGRSTESPIDFVVTDTVPGSQSNSDTQSVQSTISRFACRIICERNPPFTARIYAAGFDSSKNIFLGEKAAKWKTSDGQMDGLTTNGVLVMHPRNGFTEDSKPGVWREISVCGNVFSLRETRSAQQRGKMVENETNQLQDGSLIDLCGATLLWRTAEGLARTPTVKHLEALRQEINAARPQCPVGFNTLAFPSMKRKDVVDEKQPWVYLNCGHVHGYHNWGNKEERDGKDRECPMCRSVGPYVPLWLGCEAGFYVDAGPPTHAFSPCGHVCSEKTTAYWSQIPLPHGTHTFHAACPFCAHQLAGEQGYIRLIFQGPLD from the exons ATGTTTTCTCCTGATCAAGAAAATCATCCATCCAAAGCACCAGTCAAATATGGTGAATTGATCGTACTGGG GTACAATGGGTCTCTCCCAAATGGAGAtagagggagaaggaaaagtaGGTTTGCTTTATTTAAAAGGCCCAAGGCAAATGGGGTGAAACCCAGCACTGTGCACATTGCCTGTACCCCTCAAGCAGCAAAG GCAATAAGTAATAAGGACCAACACAGCATATCTTACACTTTGTCTCGGGCCCAGACTGTAGTAGTTGAATATACTCATGACAGCAACACAGATATGTTCCAG ATTGGTCGGTCAACAGAGAGCCCTATAGACTTTGTAGTAACAGATACAGTTCCTGGGAGTCAGAGTAATTCAGATACACAGTCTGTGCAGAGCACAATATCAAGGTTTGCCTGCAGGATCATATGTGAACGTAACCCTCCATTTACAGCAAGAATATATGCTGCAGGATTTGACTCctcaaaaaacatttttcttggG GAGAAAGCTGCAAAGTGGAAGACATCCGATGGGCAAATGGATGGACTAACAACAAATGGAGTTCTTGTTATGCATCCTCGTAATGGATTCACAGAAGACTCCAAGCCAGGGGTGTGGAGAGAGATTTCTGTGTGTGGGAATGTGTTCAGCCTCCGTGAAACCAGATCAGCTCaacagagggggaaaatg gttGAGAACGAGACGAACCAGCTGCAGGACGGCTCCCTGATCGACCTGTGCGGGGCGACGCTGCTGTGGCGCACGGCCGAGGGGCTGGCGCGCACGCCCACCGTCAAGCACCTGGAGGCTCTGAGGCAGGAGATCAACGCAGCCAGGCCCCAGTGCCCCGTGGGCTTCAACACCCTGGCCTTCCCCAGCATGAAGAGAAAAGATGTTGTAGACGAGAAGCAGCCGTGGGTGTACCTGAACTGCGGCCACGTGCACGGCTACCACAACTGGGGGAACAAAGAGGAGAGGGACGGCAAGGACCGCGAGTGCCCCATGTGCCGCTCCGTCGGCCCCTACGTGCCGCTGTGGCTCGGCTGTGAGGCGGGATTTTACGTGGATGCCGGACCTCCGACTCATGCGTTCAGCCCCTGTGGACACGTGTGCTCAGAAAAGACAACTGCATATTGGTCCCAAATTCCTCTTCCTCACGGTACTCACACTTTTCACGCAGCCTGTCCCTTCTGTGCGCATCAGCTGGCTGGTGAGCAGGGTTACATCAGGCTCATTTTCCAAGGGCCTCTCGACTAA